A section of the Puniceicoccus vermicola genome encodes:
- a CDS encoding VWA domain-containing protein encodes MSISILYPWAFALLPLGFFFWLWQRHSLSDLSLSRRRISTCIRFTLFTLLILALADPRFLLEQNQTQVVFVADASDSLGTEALEKLSDYQDFPGENARSLVLFGGEAEVSEIPEDGTPPLPGPIDPTRSRIANALRFAEATVPAGKAPTLVLLSDGQEDEEEIAAVASELAARDVRVHTVPIEPADKPEILVRSVSTPREANPQEPFPVEVEIVSNRASTTILEIYRNGALSAEKEIQLEPGNNRYSFTERAGDEGVVAITAAVRPREDQDTYIDNNQLTSHVRAGEESRVLLISDKPETLRYLSRALRQEGFRLDIRPPTGIPTTMAELEPFSLVVFDNVPATDPSVAQMSLIHQYVRDFGGGFLMIGGENSFGLGGYFDTPIDEILPIQSDFEKDKETPSLAVALVIDRSGSMSGEKIEMVKAASEATVSLLSPRDYSGVVAFDSQAFWVSDLQSATNGPSIIQKIRQLTASGGTNISPGLDLAHRALASNPAKLKHVILLTDGQSQPGPFYEQTSRMAREGITVSTVAVGNGADRALLEQIARWGNGRFHFTADPRKVVQIFARETVTASRSAIQELPFLPVQTRPAEFLDSIDFDSAPFLLGFVSTQPKATADLWLATETGEPLLATWRFGLGRTGAFTSDARNRWAIDWLRWRSFGQFWAGIFRHLERESDLGTTPAHIERKGDRLTLTAEAVGRSGEILPNATASLQLRLPSGETRKIALKTSAPGSFTADWPAEAGTHVVRLSLEEEGQPIGGQTLFYDVGYSGEYALRPAALEALGQLAQTTGGSLDPTPEQLSLNDRAVQVETELWPCLVIAALLLFPIDVALKRLPARHS; translated from the coding sequence ATGAGTATCTCGATCCTCTACCCATGGGCCTTCGCCCTCCTTCCCCTGGGGTTTTTCTTTTGGCTTTGGCAGCGTCATTCGCTCTCGGACCTCTCCCTTTCCCGACGCCGGATCTCCACCTGCATCCGGTTCACTCTATTCACTCTACTGATTCTCGCCCTAGCGGATCCACGCTTTCTTCTTGAGCAGAATCAAACCCAGGTGGTTTTCGTCGCAGACGCCAGTGACAGCCTCGGCACTGAGGCCCTCGAGAAACTGTCGGATTATCAGGACTTTCCAGGGGAGAATGCCCGCTCGCTCGTTCTCTTCGGGGGCGAAGCCGAAGTTTCCGAAATCCCAGAGGACGGCACACCGCCCCTGCCTGGCCCCATCGATCCTACCCGAAGCCGGATCGCCAATGCACTCCGCTTTGCCGAAGCCACCGTCCCGGCAGGGAAAGCCCCCACCCTCGTCCTCCTCAGCGATGGACAAGAGGATGAGGAGGAGATCGCTGCGGTCGCCAGTGAGCTAGCGGCCCGAGACGTCCGGGTCCACACCGTCCCGATCGAGCCGGCCGACAAACCCGAGATCCTCGTCCGCTCGGTTTCCACGCCACGCGAGGCCAATCCCCAGGAACCCTTTCCGGTCGAGGTCGAGATCGTCAGCAACCGAGCCTCGACAACGATTCTGGAGATTTACCGCAACGGCGCTCTGAGTGCGGAAAAAGAAATCCAGCTCGAACCCGGCAACAACCGATACTCCTTCACCGAACGTGCTGGGGACGAGGGTGTCGTGGCCATCACGGCGGCCGTTCGCCCCAGGGAGGATCAGGACACCTATATCGATAACAATCAGCTCACTTCCCACGTAAGAGCTGGCGAAGAGTCCCGTGTGCTCCTGATCTCCGACAAACCCGAAACACTCCGATACCTATCCAGGGCCCTCCGCCAGGAAGGCTTCCGCCTCGACATCCGCCCCCCGACCGGGATCCCCACGACGATGGCCGAGCTGGAGCCCTTCAGCCTTGTCGTTTTCGACAATGTCCCGGCGACCGATCCTTCAGTCGCTCAGATGTCGCTCATTCATCAATACGTTCGCGATTTCGGAGGAGGATTTCTGATGATTGGTGGAGAAAATTCCTTCGGCCTCGGCGGCTATTTCGACACGCCCATTGATGAGATCCTCCCCATCCAATCCGACTTCGAAAAGGACAAGGAGACCCCTTCCCTAGCCGTAGCCTTGGTCATTGACCGCAGCGGCAGCATGAGCGGCGAAAAGATCGAAATGGTCAAAGCCGCCTCGGAAGCCACAGTATCTCTCCTATCCCCACGCGATTACTCGGGAGTCGTCGCTTTCGATTCTCAGGCATTTTGGGTCAGCGACCTGCAAAGTGCAACCAACGGCCCCTCCATCATCCAAAAGATTCGCCAGCTCACTGCCAGTGGAGGCACCAATATTTCCCCCGGACTCGACTTGGCGCATCGGGCTCTCGCCTCCAATCCAGCAAAACTCAAGCACGTCATCCTCCTCACCGATGGACAATCCCAGCCGGGGCCCTTTTACGAACAGACCAGCCGGATGGCTCGGGAAGGGATCACCGTCAGCACCGTAGCCGTTGGCAATGGTGCCGACCGGGCTCTCCTGGAGCAGATTGCACGGTGGGGGAATGGACGCTTTCACTTCACCGCCGACCCTCGCAAGGTTGTCCAGATCTTCGCCCGGGAAACCGTGACCGCCTCTCGCTCAGCCATCCAGGAACTTCCGTTCCTCCCCGTGCAAACCCGCCCCGCGGAGTTCCTTGATTCCATCGACTTCGACTCAGCCCCCTTTCTCCTCGGTTTCGTCTCCACCCAGCCAAAGGCGACCGCCGACCTCTGGCTCGCTACCGAAACGGGCGAACCTCTCCTCGCCACCTGGCGATTTGGTCTTGGCCGAACCGGCGCATTCACTTCCGACGCTCGCAATCGCTGGGCCATCGATTGGCTGCGATGGCGTTCTTTCGGTCAATTCTGGGCTGGGATCTTTCGTCACCTGGAAAGAGAGAGCGATCTCGGAACCACTCCTGCCCACATTGAGCGAAAAGGGGATCGTCTCACCCTCACGGCCGAGGCCGTCGGGCGCTCTGGAGAGATCCTCCCCAACGCCACCGCTTCACTCCAACTCCGGCTCCCCTCCGGTGAGACCCGAAAAATCGCCCTCAAGACTTCGGCTCCCGGCTCGTTTACCGCCGACTGGCCGGCCGAGGCGGGCACACATGTCGTGCGACTCTCCCTTGAAGAAGAGGGGCAGCCAATCGGAGGACAAACCCTTTTCTACGATGTCGGGTACTCAGGCGAGTATGCGCTGAGGCCGGCCGCACTCGAGGCTCTTGGCCAACTAGCCCAAACCACCGGAGGCTCTCTCGACCCGACCCCCGAACAACTCTCTCTCAATGACCGCGCCGTCCAGGTCGAAACGGAACTCTGGCCCTGCCTCGTCATAGCCGCCCTCCTCCTTTTCCCAATCGACGTCGCCCTCAAACGATTACCAGCCCGCCATTCATGA
- a CDS encoding vWA domain-containing protein, translating to MSFLWPYAWIFSALAIPIVLFYLIRTLPKRRPVSTLLFWDQIQPQLRSSPLWRKLRRLFSLLLQLAFLFLLILLLARPLLPGQQREPQTVIYVVDTSASMSASHGDRTTLQKTQDLLENRIANLRASDEALIIAADQTPQVLQRWTPNRRLLLEGVRQLRASSGESNLDKALDLAGSLARQRDDARIVVLSDAVLPESSSTGDRPPYESLSIAPPASRNRGLVEFSARRSRLDPEIILVRARIVQSAGTSPSSEEAKLELKVNDRLTDVLPLTFDEDEPIEKTWRIPETSMARIEAKIVGPGPDSLFLDDSASVDIDPVETLSIRLVSAPNPFLEAILSSLELVDVARIRPDNVTEDPEVDLYLFNEVSPPTDFLPRAMVLIQPSGEGVWGERLPGESEESLVTDWQEENDLLRHVDLDQVVFPQFSRFSLPPSAEVLASSFDDPVLFGDWDSREKWLVTAFGLEQSDLVYRTVFPILVGNLVRSLALSSDLSRSDLPGETESRLQPFPERLAPKEALEDNAKPSGSFLSFPLRSWLIIIAVCWLILEWRLFHRRITE from the coding sequence ATGAGCTTTCTCTGGCCCTACGCTTGGATCTTCTCCGCTCTCGCGATCCCCATCGTACTTTTCTACCTGATTCGTACTCTGCCCAAGCGCCGCCCAGTCAGCACCTTGCTTTTCTGGGATCAGATCCAACCGCAACTGCGATCCTCGCCGCTGTGGCGAAAACTACGGCGACTATTTTCCCTGCTCCTCCAACTCGCCTTTCTCTTCCTCCTCATCCTCCTGCTTGCGCGCCCACTCCTGCCCGGCCAGCAGCGTGAGCCTCAGACGGTGATCTATGTGGTCGACACCAGTGCCTCCATGTCCGCATCTCACGGAGACCGTACGACCCTCCAGAAAACTCAAGATCTCTTGGAGAATCGAATCGCCAATCTGCGCGCGAGTGACGAAGCCTTGATCATCGCGGCGGACCAGACTCCTCAAGTTCTCCAGCGCTGGACCCCTAACCGCAGGCTTCTATTGGAAGGCGTCCGTCAACTTCGTGCGAGCTCCGGAGAAAGCAATTTGGACAAAGCCTTGGATCTCGCCGGCAGCCTTGCGCGTCAGCGGGACGATGCAAGGATCGTGGTTCTCAGTGATGCAGTTCTACCGGAGAGCTCCTCCACGGGAGATCGTCCCCCTTACGAAAGCTTGTCCATCGCACCTCCCGCCTCGCGGAACCGGGGACTCGTCGAGTTCTCCGCCCGCCGCTCCCGGCTAGACCCCGAAATCATCCTCGTCCGGGCTCGAATTGTCCAATCGGCCGGCACCTCCCCCAGTTCGGAGGAGGCTAAGCTTGAGCTGAAAGTAAATGACCGCCTTACCGATGTTCTTCCACTCACGTTCGACGAGGACGAGCCCATTGAGAAGACATGGCGAATTCCGGAAACGAGCATGGCTCGCATCGAAGCCAAAATCGTTGGCCCGGGCCCCGACTCCCTCTTTCTCGATGATTCCGCCTCCGTCGACATTGATCCGGTGGAAACGCTGTCGATCCGTCTCGTCTCGGCACCCAACCCCTTTCTCGAAGCCATCCTCTCCTCTCTTGAGCTAGTCGATGTTGCGAGAATCCGCCCTGACAATGTAACCGAGGATCCCGAAGTAGATCTCTACCTTTTCAACGAGGTCTCTCCACCCACCGACTTTCTACCGCGGGCGATGGTTCTCATCCAACCCTCTGGAGAGGGTGTCTGGGGAGAGAGGCTTCCTGGTGAATCCGAGGAGAGCCTGGTAACCGACTGGCAGGAGGAAAATGACCTACTCCGCCATGTCGACCTCGATCAAGTGGTCTTCCCCCAGTTCAGTCGTTTCTCTCTTCCCCCTTCCGCCGAGGTCCTCGCATCCAGCTTCGATGATCCCGTTCTCTTCGGTGATTGGGACTCCCGGGAGAAATGGCTCGTGACGGCATTCGGACTCGAGCAGTCGGATTTGGTCTATCGAACGGTCTTCCCCATTCTGGTCGGAAATCTCGTGCGCTCCCTTGCACTCTCATCCGACCTCTCGCGGTCCGACCTCCCCGGAGAGACCGAATCCCGACTCCAGCCATTTCCAGAACGCCTGGCCCCGAAAGAAGCCTTGGAAGACAACGCCAAACCTTCCGGATCTTTCTTGTCTTTTCCTCTTCGCAGTTGGCTCATCATCATCGCCGTCTGTTGGCTCATTCTGGAATGGCGACTCTTCCACCGGAGAATCACGGAATGA
- a CDS encoding DUF58 domain-containing protein, which produces MPIHDVDDLFDADFRKQLEALRLLSRRLVNGRQRAERRSAKRGSSIEFAEYRRFTAGDDWRNIDWNAYARWKQLVLKLFVEEEDLHVHLLLDCTLSMDWGTPAKFDVARKLVAGLAYLALANLDRAGIVPLGNPEHPVWRPSRGRGKFLALLRHLAQCGVNGSNDSLSEIVRQWTDIRPRKGLAILVSDLWGRDEKDAFQALDLLRHARQEVAVLQIVHPEELTIEGRGDFELVDRETGRNRKILVDPAIRKAFVERVKNYERSLASYCRRHGITFLRSECTTSPEETLKAALLSGGFVR; this is translated from the coding sequence ATGCCGATCCACGATGTCGACGATCTGTTTGACGCAGACTTCCGGAAACAACTCGAAGCCTTGCGCCTACTCTCACGACGACTGGTGAACGGGCGCCAGAGAGCTGAGCGCCGCAGCGCGAAACGGGGATCGAGCATTGAATTCGCCGAATACCGTCGGTTCACCGCCGGAGATGATTGGCGTAACATCGACTGGAATGCCTACGCCCGCTGGAAACAACTCGTCCTCAAACTCTTTGTCGAAGAGGAAGATCTTCACGTCCACCTCCTTCTCGACTGCACCCTTTCTATGGACTGGGGCACCCCCGCTAAATTCGACGTCGCGCGCAAGCTCGTCGCCGGTCTGGCCTACCTCGCCCTGGCCAATCTGGATCGGGCAGGCATCGTGCCTCTGGGCAATCCCGAACATCCAGTGTGGCGCCCTTCGCGGGGCCGCGGGAAGTTCCTCGCCCTCCTGCGACATCTCGCTCAATGCGGAGTCAACGGATCTAACGATTCGCTCAGTGAGATCGTCCGCCAATGGACTGACATTCGCCCCCGGAAGGGATTGGCGATCCTCGTATCCGACCTTTGGGGTCGAGATGAAAAAGATGCTTTTCAAGCTCTCGATCTCCTACGCCATGCTCGCCAGGAAGTCGCAGTTCTCCAAATCGTTCATCCGGAAGAACTGACCATCGAAGGCCGCGGCGACTTCGAACTCGTCGACCGGGAGACCGGGCGCAACCGCAAGATCCTCGTCGATCCTGCCATCCGTAAAGCCTTTGTTGAACGAGTAAAAAACTATGAGCGATCTCTAGCCTCCTACTGTCGCCGCCACGGAATTACGTTTCTCCGAAGCGAGTGCACAACCTCTCCCGAGGAAACCCTCAAGGCTGCCCTACTTTCGGGAGGATTCGTCCGATGA